One genomic window of uncultured Erythrobacter sp. includes the following:
- a CDS encoding SDR family NAD(P)-dependent oxidoreductase, producing MSYILVTGSSRGIGASAAEALTERGVQVLGHSTKPTSLDMIAADFANPLSVQMLWEEALERSDGQIDAVVSNAGVFEANRLDRSDIEWLDAWEDTMRINLTAAAQLSRFAVRHWQSRGVGGRLIHVASRAAYRGDSPAHWHYAAAKGGMVAMHKTIARAYASEGILSYAVTPGFTDTAMAGDYLESRGGAGLLADIPLGKVAQPEEIARIIAFCALDAPPSMTGAVIDANGASFVR from the coding sequence ATGAGCTACATTCTTGTCACGGGATCGAGCCGAGGGATTGGAGCGTCAGCGGCTGAAGCGCTGACCGAACGAGGCGTCCAAGTCCTCGGTCATTCAACCAAACCTACATCACTCGATATGATCGCAGCCGACTTCGCCAATCCGCTGTCGGTGCAGATGCTATGGGAAGAAGCGCTCGAGCGTAGCGATGGACAAATCGATGCGGTCGTCAGCAATGCGGGCGTGTTCGAAGCCAATAGGCTCGACCGCTCCGACATCGAATGGCTGGATGCTTGGGAAGACACGATGCGGATCAACCTGACGGCGGCCGCGCAACTCAGCCGGTTTGCGGTGCGGCACTGGCAGTCGCGTGGCGTCGGAGGACGCTTGATCCATGTTGCCAGCCGCGCAGCCTATCGCGGTGATTCTCCGGCGCACTGGCACTACGCCGCAGCCAAGGGCGGCATGGTGGCGATGCACAAGACAATCGCGCGTGCTTATGCCAGCGAAGGAATTCTCTCTTACGCCGTCACGCCCGGTTTTACCGATACTGCGATGGCGGGGGATTACCTCGAAAGCCGGGGCGGAGCCGGATTGCTTGCGGATATCCCGCTCGGAAAAGTGGCGCAGCCTGAAGAAATCGCCCGCATTATTGCGTTCTGTGCACTAGATGCTCCGCCTAGTATGACCGGCGCGGTGATCGACGCAAATGGAGCGAGCTTTGTTCGTTAG
- a CDS encoding CinA family protein, which produces MLDELHPQASRIAALLRGRDEKIAVADGATGGMIAASLLTVPGALEFYVGGGIVYSFRARDVLFALPRGAYKGMRGATEDYAVLQARAIRDNFGAEWGIAESGSVGGSSHPSGAPAGQSVAAVVGPDGFERTAIVETSSDDRIANMWAFTRNTLNLLEGTLEK; this is translated from the coding sequence ATGCTGGATGAGCTGCACCCACAGGCGTCGCGCATCGCAGCGTTGCTGCGCGGGCGGGATGAGAAGATCGCGGTCGCCGATGGCGCAACCGGAGGAATGATCGCGGCGAGCTTGCTGACCGTTCCGGGCGCGCTCGAATTCTATGTCGGCGGCGGGATTGTTTACTCGTTCAGGGCTCGCGATGTATTGTTTGCTCTTCCACGAGGAGCCTACAAAGGAATGCGCGGGGCCACTGAGGACTACGCAGTGCTTCAGGCGCGCGCGATCCGCGACAATTTCGGGGCCGAATGGGGGATTGCCGAAAGCGGTTCCGTGGGCGGATCGAGCCATCCCTCTGGCGCTCCCGCAGGGCAGAGCGTTGCGGCGGTTGTCGGGCCGGATGGATTTGAGCGAACGGCAATTGTCGAGACCTCAAGCGATGATCGGATCGCCAATATGTGGGCGTTCACCCGCAACACGCTGAACCTGCTTGAAGGAACTCTCGAGAAATAA
- a CDS encoding YciI family protein, whose translation MQYMLLINESEDAYTGEDAAKVMEATLAGHMKLIEKLTESGTEWSGNRLREASTATTIKYKAGEGTLHDGPFAETHEELGGYYVVEADNLDGAIEWARMIPVPGNGAIEIRPIWPDEE comes from the coding sequence ATGCAATACATGCTGCTGATCAATGAAAGTGAAGATGCCTACACCGGCGAAGACGCTGCCAAGGTTATGGAAGCAACGCTTGCTGGCCACATGAAGCTGATCGAAAAGCTCACTGAGAGCGGCACCGAATGGTCCGGCAACCGATTGCGTGAAGCTTCAACAGCCACAACGATCAAATACAAAGCTGGTGAGGGCACGCTGCACGACGGTCCATTTGCAGAAACGCATGAGGAGCTTGGCGGCTATTACGTTGTCGAAGCGGACAATCTTGACGGTGCAATCGAATGGGCGCGCATGATCCCTGTTCCCGGCAATGGTGCGATCGAGATCCGCCCGATCTGGCCGGATGAAGAGTGA
- a CDS encoding DUF6596 domain-containing protein has translation MSNLAADIAHARPRVVAALAAHLRDLDAAEDAFAEAAEACLTLDTPPDNPPAWLLTVAKRKAVDAIRRRQAEERAADGASLVNDVADIIQLPEAIPDERLRLIFICCHPALALEARAALAMKVICGLPVSAIAQVFVTGEATMFQRITRAKAKIRDAGIAFELPPRKAWGERLDAVLLTLELAYTVAYQDAGGEVDAELSEEIARLAQMVADLLPQEPEALGLAALVWLARSREAARVDAIGAMVPLSKQDTSLWDRAAIERARIWLDDAAVHAQSGPYQIMAAIQLTHARRAFDGVTDWYAMLALYDALLALRPSAMVWLNRAMVVAKIEGAEAGLTALEELPVDRLKSARPYYAAKAELLIQTGDREGAAQALDTALGLGPQSAERMFLERKRIELTGA, from the coding sequence GTGAGCAACCTCGCTGCTGATATCGCCCATGCGCGGCCAAGGGTGGTTGCTGCCCTGGCCGCGCATTTGCGCGATCTTGATGCGGCGGAGGATGCCTTCGCCGAGGCTGCTGAGGCTTGCCTCACGCTTGATACTCCGCCCGATAATCCTCCGGCGTGGCTGCTGACAGTGGCCAAACGCAAGGCCGTGGATGCGATCCGGCGACGTCAGGCAGAGGAACGCGCGGCGGACGGCGCCAGTTTGGTGAACGATGTGGCAGATATCATTCAACTTCCCGAAGCGATTCCCGATGAACGGCTGCGGCTGATCTTTATCTGCTGTCATCCTGCGCTTGCGCTGGAAGCGCGCGCCGCGCTGGCGATGAAAGTGATTTGCGGCCTGCCGGTAAGCGCAATTGCACAGGTCTTCGTCACCGGCGAGGCGACAATGTTCCAGCGGATTACCCGCGCCAAGGCGAAGATCCGCGATGCGGGGATCGCGTTTGAACTTCCTCCGCGCAAGGCGTGGGGAGAACGGCTGGATGCCGTACTCCTGACGCTCGAACTGGCTTACACGGTGGCGTATCAGGATGCAGGCGGTGAGGTTGATGCCGAGCTGTCGGAGGAGATCGCCCGGCTGGCGCAAATGGTCGCTGACCTGCTGCCTCAGGAGCCCGAGGCTCTGGGTCTCGCCGCGCTGGTGTGGCTGGCACGTTCGCGCGAAGCGGCGCGGGTGGACGCAATCGGCGCGATGGTGCCGCTATCGAAACAGGACACGAGTTTGTGGGATCGCGCCGCAATTGAGCGGGCACGAATCTGGCTCGACGATGCTGCGGTTCATGCGCAGTCAGGCCCATATCAGATCATGGCTGCGATCCAGCTGACCCATGCGCGTCGCGCATTTGACGGCGTGACTGATTGGTATGCGATGCTGGCTCTGTACGATGCGTTGTTGGCGCTTCGTCCAAGCGCGATGGTTTGGCTCAATCGGGCGATGGTGGTTGCCAAGATCGAGGGAGCGGAGGCTGGTTTGACCGCGCTCGAGGAACTTCCCGTCGATCGGCTGAAGTCAGCGCGGCCGTATTACGCGGCGAAGGCAGAATTGCTGATCCAGACGGGGGACCGCGAGGGTGCTGCGCAGGCGCTGGATACGGCGCTTGGTTTGGGACCGCAGAGCGCGGAGCGGATGTTCTTGGAGCGCAAGCGCATCGAACTCACCGGCGCTTAA
- the ligA gene encoding NAD-dependent DNA ligase LigA encodes MSDTEKLTEADAANELMRLAREIAKHDKLYHANDAPEITDQEYDALVRRNRELEEAFPRLVRDDSPSKKVGHEIAASPLSKVAHEVRMMSLDNGFNREEVEEWTQRVRRFLSLDENETVAITAEDKIDGLSCSLRYEQGKLVRAATRGDGQVGEDVTPNVAFIADIPQQIDDPNVPDVFEVRGEVYMSKQDFTALNVALLDAAKTDAAEKGEDFDPARVRQFANPRNAAAGSLRQKDASVTAKRPLKFWAYGWGAASDVPNASQHDMMRLIEAWGFPVSPFLTVTDSVDAMIAHYDEIGRQRPDLGYEIDGVVYKVDRLDWQQRLGSVGKAPRWALAHKFPAERAETTLEAIDIQVGRTGKLTPVGRLAPVLVGGVTVTNVTLHNRDEIERLGVRPGDRIVVQRAGDVIPQVVENLTGDIEREPYLFPANCPECESEAVAEDDEVDVRCTGGLICPAQRIQRLEHFVSRKALDIEGFGTKTIEQFFALGWLESPADIFRLRERREDILALEGWQDKSVDNLLVAVEEKRAPDAARLLFGLGIRHVGETTSRDLMKALGDISELRVAAEKFFTYRAENPQGEDEKASPFKARVDQAAKDIFGVTDGFGATAAHSLADFFHEAHNVTVWQDLMSQVRPPHYEVETLDSPVAGKTVVFTGKLETMSRDEAKAQAERLGAKASGSVSAKTDLLVAGPGAGSKLKKAEALGIEVIDEAGWADIVAAAG; translated from the coding sequence ATGAGCGACACAGAAAAACTTACCGAAGCCGACGCCGCCAATGAACTGATGCGGTTGGCGCGCGAGATTGCGAAGCATGACAAGCTGTATCACGCGAATGACGCGCCGGAGATTACGGACCAGGAATACGACGCTTTGGTGCGCCGAAATCGCGAGCTGGAGGAGGCGTTTCCGCGTCTGGTTCGCGATGACAGCCCTTCCAAAAAGGTCGGTCACGAAATCGCCGCCTCGCCACTGAGCAAGGTCGCGCACGAAGTTCGCATGATGAGCCTCGACAATGGCTTCAACCGCGAAGAGGTCGAAGAGTGGACTCAGCGCGTGCGACGGTTTTTGTCCCTAGACGAAAACGAGACGGTCGCAATTACCGCCGAGGACAAGATCGACGGGCTGTCGTGTTCGCTCCGATACGAGCAGGGCAAGCTGGTTCGAGCAGCAACGCGCGGGGATGGTCAAGTGGGCGAAGACGTAACGCCGAATGTTGCGTTTATTGCTGATATTCCGCAGCAAATCGACGATCCGAACGTGCCAGACGTGTTCGAGGTACGCGGTGAGGTTTACATGTCTAAACAGGACTTTACTGCGCTCAATGTTGCACTTTTGGATGCAGCAAAGACGGATGCCGCAGAGAAGGGCGAGGACTTCGATCCGGCAAGAGTTCGCCAGTTCGCAAACCCTCGCAATGCGGCTGCGGGTTCGCTGCGGCAAAAGGATGCGAGTGTCACCGCCAAGCGTCCGCTCAAATTCTGGGCCTATGGTTGGGGCGCCGCGAGCGATGTGCCGAATGCCAGCCAGCACGACATGATGCGGCTGATCGAGGCGTGGGGTTTCCCGGTCTCCCCTTTCCTGACCGTCACCGACAGCGTCGATGCGATGATTGCGCACTATGACGAGATCGGTCGGCAGCGCCCGGACCTTGGCTACGAGATCGACGGAGTTGTCTACAAGGTCGATCGGCTCGATTGGCAGCAACGGCTTGGCTCAGTCGGCAAGGCTCCGCGTTGGGCGCTGGCGCACAAATTCCCGGCGGAACGGGCCGAGACGACGCTGGAGGCGATCGATATTCAGGTGGGCCGCACTGGCAAGCTGACACCTGTCGGGAGGCTTGCTCCGGTACTGGTCGGAGGCGTGACGGTCACCAACGTCACGCTCCACAATCGCGACGAAATTGAGCGTCTCGGCGTACGACCAGGCGATCGCATCGTGGTCCAGCGCGCAGGCGATGTGATCCCGCAGGTGGTCGAGAACCTGACCGGCGATATTGAGCGCGAGCCTTACCTCTTTCCCGCCAATTGTCCTGAGTGCGAAAGCGAAGCGGTCGCCGAAGACGATGAAGTCGATGTGCGATGCACAGGCGGACTGATCTGCCCGGCGCAGCGCATTCAGCGCCTTGAACATTTCGTCAGCCGCAAAGCGCTCGATATCGAGGGCTTCGGCACCAAGACGATCGAACAGTTTTTCGCGCTCGGGTGGCTTGAAAGTCCGGCCGACATCTTCCGGCTCAGGGAGCGCCGCGAGGACATTCTTGCGCTCGAGGGCTGGCAGGACAAGTCTGTGGACAACTTGTTGGTGGCTGTGGAGGAAAAGCGCGCGCCGGATGCTGCGCGGCTGCTGTTCGGGCTGGGTATTCGGCACGTCGGTGAAACCACATCGCGCGATCTCATGAAAGCGCTGGGCGATATCAGCGAGCTGCGCGTCGCGGCGGAGAAGTTCTTCACTTACCGCGCCGAAAATCCGCAAGGTGAAGACGAGAAAGCCTCTCCGTTCAAAGCCCGTGTCGATCAGGCGGCCAAGGATATTTTCGGCGTTACCGATGGGTTTGGCGCGACTGCTGCCCACTCGTTGGCAGACTTCTTCCACGAAGCGCACAATGTTACCGTGTGGCAGGATTTGATGAGTCAGGTCCGACCGCCACACTACGAAGTTGAAACACTGGACTCGCCGGTTGCAGGCAAGACGGTGGTGTTCACCGGCAAGCTCGAAACCATGAGCCGCGATGAGGCGAAGGCTCAGGCCGAGCGGCTTGGCGCGAAAGCCTCAGGGTCGGTAAGCGCGAAAACCGATTTGCTGGTTGCCGGGCCGGGTGCGGGTTCGAAGCTGAAGAAAGCCGAAGCGCTTGGGATCGAAGTGATCGATGAGGCAGGCTGGGCCGACATTGTCGCGGCGGCGGGGTAA
- a CDS encoding GNAT family N-acetyltransferase yields MNNALSRPVWSMLNGEQSDLGLANNSAVRIDPRYGPFGAARDQSDAAQADLAEIVRTSPHEIWLVEPEEWPAPRGTRVVRTAPLVQMVADGEGNATNVDPSIIPLTDADVSEMTDLALATEPGPWGELTHKYGQFFGIRDGDKLAAMAGERMRPAPGYAEVSGVCTWPEYRGQGMARRLIAHVMQAQRARGDTPFLHSYAGNAAAIGLYESLGFKIARTMIVTVLAPD; encoded by the coding sequence ATGAACAACGCGCTCTCCCGTCCGGTCTGGTCCATGCTAAACGGCGAGCAGTCTGATCTTGGACTCGCCAACAACTCAGCAGTCCGCATTGATCCACGCTATGGACCTTTTGGCGCGGCCCGCGACCAAAGCGATGCTGCGCAAGCGGACCTCGCCGAAATCGTACGGACCTCTCCTCATGAAATCTGGTTAGTGGAACCTGAGGAATGGCCTGCTCCCAGGGGTACAAGAGTCGTTCGAACTGCGCCGTTGGTCCAAATGGTCGCCGACGGTGAAGGAAATGCAACGAATGTCGATCCCTCAATCATCCCACTCACTGATGCCGACGTGTCCGAAATGACCGACTTAGCGCTCGCAACCGAACCCGGGCCATGGGGCGAGCTCACGCATAAATACGGTCAGTTCTTCGGCATTCGCGATGGCGATAAGCTCGCGGCCATGGCCGGAGAACGCATGCGGCCCGCGCCGGGATATGCCGAGGTAAGCGGCGTGTGCACATGGCCGGAATATCGCGGGCAGGGCATGGCGCGGCGGCTCATTGCGCATGTCATGCAGGCCCAGCGCGCGCGCGGCGACACGCCGTTCTTGCATTCCTACGCAGGCAACGCAGCGGCGATTGGACTCTATGAAAGCCTTGGTTTCAAGATAGCCCGCACAATGATTGTCACTGTTCTGGCTCCGGATTGA
- a CDS encoding 50S ribosomal protein L11 methyltransferase produces the protein MSDSWKLTTHAAKQVVQAALLVHDEIEEWDPNLVIAGRELSEDRPEDWVLEAWYPERPGANQISALSSLFAGNAPSFKREKLPSSDWVELSQQGAEPIRAGPFYVRTPGHDPDPGAHNFLIPTALAFGTGQHQTTAGCLEMLARLKRGGIRARDVADIGTGTGLLGFAALSLWPRARITASDIDPVCAPVVEENARLNGIPLGAKPGAMTIVIADGMNDPLLQVRGPYDLLIANILAGPLVDLAPDFAASVQPRGSIVLSGLLAGEQEEKVRRAYRRAGFRLVERLQRGDWAILWLKRRSGGR, from the coding sequence ATGAGTGACAGTTGGAAGCTTACGACCCACGCAGCCAAGCAGGTCGTGCAGGCCGCTCTCTTGGTGCATGACGAAATCGAGGAATGGGACCCAAATCTCGTGATTGCTGGCCGGGAATTGTCCGAGGATCGTCCGGAAGACTGGGTACTGGAAGCGTGGTATCCCGAAAGGCCCGGCGCAAATCAGATCAGCGCCCTATCCAGCCTGTTTGCGGGCAATGCGCCCAGCTTCAAGCGCGAGAAGTTGCCCTCCTCCGATTGGGTTGAACTCAGCCAGCAAGGCGCCGAACCGATCCGCGCGGGACCATTCTATGTTCGCACGCCCGGACATGATCCTGATCCCGGCGCGCACAATTTTCTCATTCCCACCGCCCTCGCTTTCGGCACAGGCCAACACCAGACAACCGCCGGGTGTCTTGAGATGCTGGCGCGACTTAAGCGCGGGGGCATCCGGGCGCGCGACGTTGCCGATATTGGAACGGGGACAGGCTTGCTTGGTTTTGCAGCGCTGTCGCTGTGGCCCCGCGCTCGCATCACCGCATCCGATATCGATCCGGTCTGTGCGCCGGTGGTTGAGGAAAATGCCCGGCTGAATGGGATCCCGTTGGGCGCGAAGCCAGGTGCCATGACGATCGTCATCGCCGATGGCATGAACGATCCTCTGTTGCAGGTTCGCGGCCCCTACGACTTGCTCATCGCCAACATTCTGGCTGGTCCGCTGGTCGATCTCGCGCCCGACTTCGCGGCCTCAGTGCAACCCAGAGGCAGCATAGTGCTTTCCGGTCTGTTGGCGGGCGAGCAGGAGGAAAAAGTACGCCGAGCCTATCGCCGTGCCGGTTTCCGCCTCGTGGAGCGATTGCAACGCGGCGATTGGGCGATTCTGTGGCTGAAGCGGCGGTCCGGTGGCCGGTAA
- a CDS encoding acyl-CoA thioester hydrolase/BAAT C-terminal domain-containing protein, producing MKTPAKVGIGCLVIVVAIVGFGAWSFFNREPRAIIVAKAGDGGERVMLGDVPANFYPGAGEGQRPALLMLGGSEGGLKDYRNELARQLAAEGYSVLYPGYFETREDNRPFNMVPIETFDNALAWLASRADIDAERIGVLGHSKGAEGALVVASRHPEIAAVVAAMPSDVVWEGFDLFSLSTPVESSWAANGEPLPYVAYITPAWYEWISGGQGTLAKMYKTSWDARGEYPDAEIPVEQIDAPIFMVCGEQDTIWHGCDMARSIEARAPNAQLLGYDNAGHWAFGVPTGLTEKDRDSLGKIGGTAEGDLAARKDQWPKMLAFLTEALNPEPEQ from the coding sequence ATGAAAACGCCCGCAAAAGTTGGAATCGGTTGCCTCGTAATAGTCGTGGCGATCGTAGGCTTCGGGGCATGGAGCTTTTTCAACCGCGAGCCCCGCGCGATCATAGTCGCTAAAGCGGGCGATGGCGGAGAGCGAGTCATGCTCGGCGATGTCCCGGCAAATTTCTATCCTGGTGCGGGTGAAGGCCAGCGACCGGCCTTGCTCATGCTCGGTGGTTCTGAAGGCGGATTGAAGGACTACCGCAACGAGCTCGCCCGGCAGCTCGCCGCCGAAGGCTACAGCGTCCTTTACCCCGGCTATTTCGAAACGCGCGAGGACAACCGCCCGTTCAACATGGTGCCGATTGAGACTTTTGATAACGCTCTGGCCTGGTTGGCTTCGCGAGCGGATATAGACGCCGAGCGGATTGGCGTGCTCGGGCATTCCAAAGGTGCCGAAGGCGCGCTGGTGGTGGCAAGTCGTCATCCGGAGATCGCGGCGGTCGTCGCAGCGATGCCGAGCGATGTCGTGTGGGAAGGGTTCGACCTGTTCTCGCTCAGTACCCCGGTCGAGTCATCCTGGGCCGCCAACGGCGAACCGCTGCCTTACGTCGCTTACATTACGCCGGCCTGGTATGAATGGATAAGCGGCGGGCAAGGGACCCTCGCGAAAATGTACAAAACCAGTTGGGACGCACGCGGAGAATATCCGGATGCAGAAATCCCGGTCGAGCAGATCGATGCGCCTATCTTCATGGTCTGCGGCGAACAGGACACCATCTGGCACGGGTGCGACATGGCGCGCTCAATCGAAGCGCGTGCGCCGAATGCCCAGTTGTTGGGGTATGACAATGCCGGTCATTGGGCGTTCGGCGTGCCGACAGGATTGACGGAGAAGGATCGGGATTCGCTCGGAAAGATAGGCGGAACTGCCGAAGGCGACTTGGCCGCGCGTAAGGATCAATGGCCCAAAATGCTGGCGTTCCTGACGGAAGCGCTCAATCCGGAGCCAGAACAGTGA
- a CDS encoding sterol desaturase family protein: MKLEDEMNTRVPGFFKQLMRDLEARREVRRFGSGWFSGFFALLLAISGLLMVVALRFPDWFATPELALVKDWSGFRAAIHVILLASYALSLLSLLLRSRKALGFFALMIGLTAALMGGSNVQPEETQSWGIFFGLDFFVVNLLATGFMFAPLERLKPHKREQRLFRAEWREDLFYFLISSMFVQLLGFLALAPSTMINENTSSWDAFRAGVASLPWLVQFVIVLVASDVAQYWYHRLFHQVPFLWGFHAVHHSAKSMDWLAGSRMHFIEIILLRATTSLPLFTLGFSPSVMQAYLGFVYVWSSLLHANVGGNLNRLGHWIATPRFHHWHHGLEDEAFDVNFAIHFPWIDKLFGTFHLPKDRWPKNYGIPEDVPRGYARQFLYPWTRIGKKTNDAG; encoded by the coding sequence ATGAAACTCGAAGACGAAATGAATACCCGAGTGCCGGGCTTCTTCAAACAACTGATGCGCGACCTCGAAGCGCGGCGCGAAGTGCGGCGCTTCGGCAGCGGTTGGTTTTCAGGGTTCTTCGCCTTGCTGCTCGCGATCAGTGGTCTGCTGATGGTGGTTGCGCTGCGCTTTCCGGATTGGTTTGCGACACCGGAGCTCGCGCTCGTAAAGGATTGGAGCGGTTTTCGCGCGGCGATCCACGTTATTCTGCTGGCCAGCTACGCGCTGTCCTTGCTCAGCCTGCTGCTGCGCTCTCGTAAAGCGCTTGGCTTTTTCGCATTGATGATCGGCCTGACCGCCGCGCTGATGGGCGGTTCCAATGTGCAGCCGGAAGAGACTCAATCTTGGGGAATCTTCTTCGGTCTGGACTTCTTTGTGGTGAACCTGCTCGCCACCGGTTTCATGTTCGCGCCGCTGGAAAGGTTGAAGCCGCACAAGCGAGAACAGCGGCTGTTCAGGGCAGAGTGGCGCGAGGACCTGTTCTACTTCCTGATCAGTTCGATGTTCGTACAATTGCTGGGCTTTCTGGCGCTCGCGCCGTCGACGATGATCAATGAGAATACGAGCAGCTGGGATGCGTTCCGTGCAGGAGTCGCGAGCCTCCCGTGGCTAGTTCAATTCGTGATCGTCCTGGTCGCCTCGGATGTGGCGCAATATTGGTATCACCGGCTGTTCCATCAGGTGCCGTTCCTGTGGGGCTTCCACGCGGTGCATCACAGTGCGAAGTCGATGGACTGGCTTGCGGGATCGCGGATGCACTTCATCGAGATCATCCTTTTGCGCGCGACCACCTCGTTACCGCTGTTCACGCTCGGCTTCAGCCCGTCGGTAATGCAGGCCTATCTTGGCTTCGTATATGTCTGGTCGTCGCTGCTCCACGCCAACGTCGGTGGCAATCTGAACCGTCTTGGCCATTGGATCGCGACACCGCGCTTTCACCACTGGCATCATGGGCTCGAAGATGAAGCATTCGATGTGAACTTCGCCATCCATTTCCCGTGGATCGACAAGCTGTTCGGCACATTCCATCTGCCAAAAGATCGCTGGCCCAAAAATTATGGCATTCCCGAGGACGTGCCGCGGGGTTACGCCCGTCAGTTCCTCTATCCGTGGACTCGGATCGGCAAGAAGACCAACGATGCTGGATGA
- the bla gene encoding subclass B3 metallo-beta-lactamase has protein sequence MFVRILILAAGLTLASCATSEAQTAKVPKTVTPAQWAEGCEPWDEWDKPAPPFQIHGNTYYVGTCGISSILIVGKEQHFLLDTGTEAGSEVVLGNIRKLGVEPFEIFAVGYSHEHFDHVGGMANVIEATGANLVSSPAAETVFNTGKDNPIDPQSGMHEPMAPVAVEMLIDNGETIIVDDTVFTAIFTPGHTPGALSWHWESCVGEDCKSIVYADSLSPVSRDDYKFSDHPDYIADYRAGLERLRKLACDILLTPHPSASQMLKRATSGTFEGGMTCEQYADAVEKRLDARLAQEAAGE, from the coding sequence TTGTTCGTTAGAATTCTGATTTTGGCCGCCGGGCTGACGCTGGCTTCTTGTGCAACCAGCGAGGCGCAAACTGCAAAAGTCCCGAAAACTGTAACGCCCGCTCAGTGGGCCGAGGGCTGCGAGCCTTGGGACGAGTGGGACAAGCCCGCCCCTCCGTTCCAAATTCACGGCAATACGTATTACGTCGGCACATGCGGAATATCCTCGATCCTGATTGTCGGAAAAGAGCAGCATTTCTTGCTCGATACAGGGACCGAAGCTGGATCTGAGGTTGTGCTTGGTAACATTCGCAAACTGGGCGTCGAACCATTCGAGATATTCGCCGTTGGATACAGCCACGAACATTTCGACCATGTCGGTGGAATGGCCAATGTGATCGAAGCAACCGGCGCAAATCTGGTCTCGTCACCGGCTGCCGAGACGGTCTTCAATACAGGCAAAGACAATCCGATCGACCCGCAATCTGGCATGCATGAGCCAATGGCACCCGTCGCTGTCGAGATGTTGATCGATAACGGCGAAACGATCATCGTCGACGACACCGTTTTCACGGCCATTTTCACCCCAGGCCACACGCCGGGCGCGCTTAGCTGGCACTGGGAGAGCTGCGTTGGAGAAGATTGCAAGTCAATCGTCTACGCCGACAGCCTCTCCCCCGTCAGCCGCGACGACTACAAGTTCTCCGACCATCCCGACTACATCGCCGACTATCGCGCAGGTCTTGAGAGGCTTCGCAAACTCGCATGCGATATCCTGCTAACTCCCCATCCTTCGGCCAGCCAGATGTTGAAACGCGCGACCAGCGGTACCTTCGAAGGCGGCATGACCTGCGAGCAATACGCCGATGCGGTGGAGAAACGCCTCGATGCGCGTCTCGCCCAGGAAGCCGCCGGAGAATGA
- a CDS encoding DUF2459 domain-containing protein, whose protein sequence is MAGKAFRIARWIGLALLGLIAAFLLSAWIGSSIPRNSEWVEPDDGVTILVGHNGIHTEIIMPIATEAVDWRSHFPLGDIDNPNRDYTHVGVSWGERSFFLETPTWSDLNVFTAIGALFGGDGLIHAAYYVRPAPADDFRELRIRPEEYRVLIDQITRDLSPSESRQTYGGYSSHDVFYDALGTYHLGNTCNQWTSDRLAAAGIETGLWTPLPGGVMKWVPRPGER, encoded by the coding sequence GTGGCCGGTAAGGCTTTCCGAATCGCGCGGTGGATTGGGCTGGCACTGCTCGGACTGATCGCCGCCTTTCTGCTGTCGGCCTGGATCGGCTCATCGATACCCCGCAACAGCGAATGGGTGGAACCCGATGACGGGGTCACGATCTTGGTCGGACACAACGGGATCCATACAGAAATCATCATGCCGATCGCCACCGAAGCGGTAGATTGGCGCTCGCATTTTCCCCTCGGTGACATCGACAATCCGAACCGCGATTACACCCATGTCGGCGTGAGTTGGGGCGAGCGCAGTTTCTTCCTCGAAACCCCGACGTGGTCAGACTTGAATGTGTTCACGGCCATCGGTGCGCTGTTCGGCGGCGACGGGCTGATCCACGCAGCGTATTATGTCCGCCCTGCCCCAGCCGACGACTTTCGCGAGCTTCGCATCCGCCCAGAAGAGTACCGAGTGTTGATCGATCAGATCACTCGCGACCTCAGCCCAAGCGAAAGCCGTCAAACCTATGGCGGATATTCCAGCCATGACGTGTTCTACGACGCGCTCGGCACCTATCACCTTGGCAACACCTGCAATCAGTGGACCAGCGACCGGCTCGCCGCAGCGGGGATCGAAACCGGTCTTTGGACGCCGCTGCCCGGAGGCGTGATGAAATGGGTGCCGCGCCCCGGCGAGCGTTAA